The segment GCGATTGGCGGGGTGCTCGTCGTGATAGGTGTCATTCTTTTTGCTATTAACGTGTTAAAAAATGTTCGGGCGTCATCATAAAATACCGATGGAACAGAGGGTGTCCCAAAAGGATCGGGACACCTTTTCTTATTACCGTATGTAGGCATAAAACAATCATTAAGATAACGATATGTTGTGTTTTGTTTAAGGAAAAACAACCTTTTGGGCCAGCCCCTTTTTTTGCCCACTGGAGCGGAAATCTGCCATCGGGTTTGTCCCCTCTTGAATGGAGCGGAACAGTTCATTATACTATAAACTATGACTGTTTGTTCGCAAAGGTGTGTTCATCGATATGAAGGAAACAAATGGCATCCCGGCGCGCCTCCGCCAAGTGGCTGTCATTCGCGACGGTCCGCGCCAAGAGACGGTTGTGCTTGAGGCGGACGGGGTGTATTACATAAAAGGGGAAACAGGCTATTTGCAGTTTGAGGAGGAAAACGAACTCGGGCGGGTGAACAACATTGTGAAAATCGCGCCTGACGAGGTGACCATCCTTCGCTCCGGAGCGGTCGAGATGCGGCAAACGTTCCGCCGCCGGCAAGAAACGCCGGGCCATTACGGAACGGTGTTTGGGCGGTGGGCGATGGCGGCGAAAACGGATGCGATCGAGTTTCACTATGACGATAAGCGGAAGCGGGGGCGGCTCTTTCTCTCCTACGAGCTTTTCTTGCAAAACGAGCGGAGCGGACGCCATACGTTGACGTTGACATTTAAGGGGGTATAAGCCGATGAACATTGTCGGACAAATGAAAGAACAGCTGAAAGAAGAAATTCGCCAGGCGGCGGTGAAAGCCGGGCTCGTTTCGGCTGATGAGCTGCCGGAAGTGCTGCTTGAGGTGCCGCGCGACAAGGCGCATGGCGACTACTCGACGAACATCGCCATGCAGCTTGCCCGCATTGCGAAAAAACCGCCGCGGGCGATTGCCGAAGCCATCGTCGGGCAGCTTGATCGCGAGCGCGTATCGGTGGCGCGCATTGAGGTGGCGGGGCCGGGATTTATTAACTTTTACATGGACAACCGCTATTTGACGGCGGTCGTGCCGGCGATTTTGCAGGCGGGACAAGCGTATGGCGAATCGAACGTCGGCAACGGGGAAAAAGTGCAAGTCGAGTTCGTCTCCGCCAACCCGACCGGCGACTTGCATTTGGGCCATGCCCGCGGCGCGGCGGTCGGCGATTCGCTTTGCAACATTTTGGCGAAAGCCGGGTTTGACGTGACGCGCGAATACTATATTAACGACGCCGGCAAGCAAATTTACAACTTGGCGAAATCGGTCGAAGCCCGCTATTTCCAAGCGCTCGGTGTCGATATGCCGTTGCCGGAGGACGGCTATTACGGCGACGACATTGTCGAAATCGGCAAAACACTTGCTGAGGAATATGGCGATCGGTTCGTCCACGCCGATGAAGAGGAACGGCTTGCTTTCTTCCGCGAATACGGCCTTCGTTATGAGCTCGACAAAATTAAACAAGATTTGGCCGCATTCCGTGTTCCGTTCGACGTCTGGTACTCGGAAACATCGCTCTATGAAAGCGGCAAAATCGACGAAGCGCTTTCCACTTTGCGCGAGCGCGGCTACATTTACGAGCAGGACGGGGCGACATGGTTCCGTTCGACGGCGTTTGGGGACGACAAAGACCGCGTCTTAATTAAGCAGGACGGCACGTATACGTACTTGCTTCCGGACATCGCCTACCACCAAGACAAGCTGCGGCGCGGATTTACCAAGCTGATTAACGTTTGGGGAGCGGATCACCACGGCTACATTCCGCGCATGAAAGCGGCGATCGCCGCGCTCGGCTACGATCCGGAGGCGCTCGAAGTCGAAATCATCCAAATGGTGAACTTATACCAAAACGGCGAGCGCGTCAAAATGAGCAAGCGCACCGGCAAGGCGGTGACGATGCGCGAGCTCATGGAAGAAGTCGGCGTCGATGCCGTCCGCTACTTCTTTGCGATGCGCTCGGGCGATACGCATTTGGATTTTGACATGGACTTGGCCGTGTCGCAGTCGAATGAAAATCCGGTTTACTACGTCCAATACGCGCATGCCCGCGTCTCAAGCATTCTCCGCCAAGCGGAAGAGCAAAACGTGTCGTACGAAGGCGACCTCGCTTTGCATCATTTAGTGGAGACGGAAAAAGAAATCGAGCTGCTCAAAGTGCTCGGCGACTTCCCGGACGTCGTCGCCGAGGCAGCGCTCAAGCGGATGCCGCACCGCGTCACCGCCTATGCGTTTGAGCTGGCTTCGGCGCTCCATAGCTTCTACAACGCGGAAAAAGTGCTTGATTTGGACAACATCGAAAAAACGAAAGCCCGCCTCGCGTTGGTGAAGGCGGTGCAAATTACGCTGAAAAACGCGTTGGCGTTGATCGGCGTTTCCGCCCCGGAACAAATGTAACAGATGCAACAAAGGAGGGGAGCGACTGCTTCCCTTTTTGTCTGGGCATCATAAGGAAAAACAACGATGGAGGATTCGCTTGTGAAAGAAGTGGTGCTGTCGCTTGTCACCGGCATCGTTGTCGGTTTTTTGTTCACGCTGTTCCGCCTGCCGATTCCGGCCCCTCCGGCGTTGGCTGGCATTGCCGGCATCGTCGGGGTGTATCTCGGGATGCGGCTGTTTCAATGGTTGACATTGTTTTGGAAATGAATAGAAGATACAGGATGGCCAACTGATTCAGTCCCGGCCGGCGCCCGCAGCGATCTCACATCGCCAACATGGAGCCGGCCGGGTTTTTTGTTTGGCGGTTTCGGCCGGGATTCCTTTGCCCTTTTGTCCGGGCGTTCGTCCAAGCGCCGGGTTTTGCACGAAAAAAGGCTGATTTTGCCAAGTTCCTCCTCGGGGAAAGCCGCTGTTAGGCGGGTTGGTGATGAACATCGCCGGCTTTTTTCGTGTTGCCTACAACCAGGCGGAAATCAGCTGGGAAATCGATTCTTTGCCGCGGTCAAGGAGCGAACGCTTCCGCCAAAAATCGAGCGTCAGCGGCTCGGCGCGCGTCAGGTCGCGTTGGATCGCCCGCTTGACCACCTGCGTGAACGCGCGGTCGAATACATAGCAGTTGATTTCGCCGTTGAGAAACAGACTGCGCCGGTCAAAGTTGGCGGTGCCGACATCGCACCATTCCTCATCGACGACAATCGTTTTGGCGTGGTAAAATCCTTGGTAAAAGCGGTAAATGCGCGCTCCGGCCTTCAGCATTTGATAAAAATACGGGTAAGCGGCCTCGCGGACAAATAAATGGTCCGCCCGCAGCGGCACAATGACCGTGACGCGCACCCCGCGCCGGATCGCGCGCATAAGCTCGTCAAACAACGGCCGGCTCGGGATAAAGTAGGGGCTGCCGATCATAATTTCTCGTTTTGCCTGCCGGATCGCATCGATATACTGCTCTTCAAGCGCGGCGCCGTCAGTCGCGACAAGCTGGTGGCGGATGGCGCCGGCGTGAAGGGGTGGGAAGTAGCGGCGTTTGTCAGCGACGGTTTTGCCCGTCGCCTCCTCCCAATCGTGCAAAAATTGTTCTTGCAAGTCGTGCACCCCTTCTCCGCTGATTTTTAAGTGATAGTCGCGCCATTCTCCGATGTTAGCGTCCTTTCCACTGTATTCGCGGCCGATGTTAAAACCGCCCATATACCCGACCTTTCCATCGATGACCGTAATTTTTCGGTGGTTGCGGCGGTTGAGGCGGTAAATGAAAAACGGAAAGCGCGGCGGGCGGGCGTAGGCGAATTCGACGCCGCTTGCCTTCAGCGAACGGATGAGCGTTTTCGGCAACCCGAGGCTGCCGACCCAGTCCGTCAACAAGCGCACTTCCACCCCTTCCGCCGCTTTTTCCTTTAAAAGTTGGAAAAATGGCGCCGTCGTTTCGTCATGCTTGATGATATAAAACAAAATATGGATATGATCGCGGGCGCGGCGCAGCTCGGCAAAATAATCGGCAAATAAATGCCGTCCATTCACATACAAGGCCATATCGCTCCGCCGCTTTGGGTACACGACTTTTTTGCGCCCGTTGCGGAGGATCAGCCGGCCAAGCTTGTCATCAAGATAAACGAGTGCGAATATGATCACAATAACGGCAATGATGAGCATATTTTTCCCTCCTGTGCGTCGCTTCAGTACTTATTAATGTGTCCTACAACGCGCAAAAATAGCAGAGCGGACACCCGCTTCCGCCCTGTCCGCGTTCTTCGCTGCTTGACGTTCCGCTGCACGGGCCCGGCAACGGCAAAATTCTCATAAAAAGGCTATTGACTGAACGCTCATTCATTTGTAAAATAGACGTAAGTATAATTCTGAAAATTTCTTTTGTTATGGCAATACATTCGCTGAAAAGCGGGGGAAGGGGAGAGAAGATGAACGCCTTATTGTTGGTGAACTGGCTCGCGTTTTTGCTTGTAACCGCTTACGCCGTCTATTTGTTTGCGTATGTTGTCAAAACGCGGGCGATGTACATTAAGCTCGGCAAAAAGGTCGAGTTTGATGAAAAAGTGAATGAGCGGCTGCGTAACATTTGGGTCAACGTGTTTGGCCAGAAAAAGCTGCTCAAGGACAAAAAAAGCGGGATCATTCACGTCGTCTTTTTCTATGGGTTTATTCTCGTTCAGTTTGGCGCCATCGATTTTATCATCAAAGGGCTTGCGCCGGGGGCGCATTTGCCGCTTGGGCCGCTGTATCCAGGGTTTACGTTTTTCCAGGAAATCGTCACCCTGCTCATTTTGATCGCGGTGTTTGCCGCTTTTTACCGTCGCTATATTGAAAAGCTCGTCCGCTTAAAGCGCGATTTTAAAGCCGGACTCGTCTTGATTTTCATCGGCGGGTTGATGTTGTCGGTTCTGTTCGGCAACGGCATGAGCATGATTTGGCATGGCGAGGAAGCGACATGGAGCGAACCGGTCGCCTCGCTCATCGCTGGCGCGTTTTCCTGGGTTGGGGAAACGGGGGCTGCGGCGCTCTTCTTTATCGCCTGGTGGGTGCATTTGTTGATTTTGCTGACGTTCCTTGTATACGTTCCGCAGTCGAAGCACGCCCACTTGATTGCGGCGCCCATCAACGTCTTTTTCAGCCGGCTGACGCGGCCGAAGCTTTCGCCGATCAACTTTGAAGACGAAAGCCAAGAGTCGTTTGGCGTCGGCAAAATTGAAGATTTTACGCAAAAGCAATTGATCGACTTGTACGCCTGTGTCGAGTGCGGCCGCTGTACGAGCATGTGCCCGGCGACCGGCACGGGGAAAATGTTGTCGCCGATGGATTTGATTTTGAAGCTGCGAGACCATTTGACCGAAAAAGGGGCGGTCGTCACGTCGCGGGCCCCGTGGGTGCCTGTGTTCGCCTTTAAAAACACGAAAGGCAACCAGCTGGCGTTCGCTGCGGCATCCGAGCAGGCGGCGGCGATTGAAATGCCGAGCCTCATCGGCGACGTCATCACCGAAGAAGAGATTTGGGCCTGTACGACGTGCCGCAACTGTGAAGACCAATGCCCGGTCATGAACGAGCACGTCGATAAAATCATCGATTTGCGCCGCTATCTCGTGTTGACGGAAGGGCGGATGAATCCGGATGCGCAACGGGCGATGACGAACATCGAACGTCAAGGCAACCCGTGGGGCTTGAACCGGAAAGAGCGGGAAAACTGGCGTGAGCTGCGCGATGATGTGCATGTGCCGACCGTCAAAGAGGCGGCGAAAGCAGGAGAGGAAATCGAGTATTTGTTCTGGGTCGGCTCGATGGGGTCGTATGACAGCCGAAGCCAAAAAATCGCCCTTGCCTTCGCCAAACTGCTGAATGAAGCAGGCGTCAAATTTGCGATTTTAGGCAACAAGGAGAAAAACTCGGGCGACACGCCGCGCCGGTTAGGGAATGAATTTTTATTCCAAGAGCTGGCGACGAACAATATCGCCGAGTTTGAAAAAGCGGGCGTCAAGAAAATTGTCACAATCGACCCGCACGCTTACAACACGTTCAAAAACGAATATCCGGACTTCGGACTGGACGCCGAAGTGTACCATCATACCGAATTGCTCGCCAAGCTCATTGAAGAAGGGCGCTTGGTGCCAAAATATCCGGTAAATGAACGCATTACGTTCCATGACTCGTGCTACTTAGGGCGCTACAATGACGTCTATGACGCACCGCGGAAAATTTTGCGCGCCATCCCGGGCGTCGAGCTTGTTGAAATGGAGCGCAACCGCGAGCGAGGAATGTGCTGTGGAGCCGGCGGCGGCCTCATGTGGATGGAAGAGACGACCGGCAACCGGATCAACGTCGCTCGCATCGAGCAGGCGCTTGCTGTCAATCCGACGGTCATCAGCTCTGGCTGCCCGTACTGCTTGACAATGCTGTCGGACGGCACGAAAGCGAAGGAAGTGGAAGATCGCGTCGCGACGTACGATGTCGCCGAACTGTTGGCGAAATCGGTGTTTGGCGAGGAAAAAGAAGAAGCCGCATCATAAAAATAGTTGCATAGACAATTTATATTTTTTAAAATAATAAGTATAATGAAAGGGGAGGTGTACAGCGGTACGCCTTCTCTTTCGCACTGCTATCGAGCGAGCGTTCAGTCTGTGTTTTTGTAATCGCTTTCTTATTCGAAAAAGGGGGAGAAGGAACCATGGGGAAAACAGTGATTGTGAGCGGGGTGCGCACCCCGTTTGGAAAATTGGGCGGCGCCTTGCAAGCGCTGTCAGCGCCTGAGCTCGGCGGCGTCGCCGTCAAAGAGGCGCTTGTCCGCGCCAACGTGAGCGCCGAACAAGTTGATCATGTCATTTTGGGCACCGTCTTGCAAGGCGGACAAGGGCAGCTTCCGTCGCGGCAGGCGATGCGCCATGCCGGCATTCCGTGGCACGTCCGCACCGAGACGGTGAACAAAGTATGCGCGTCCGGCATGCGCGCCGTGACGCTTGCCGATCAGCTCATCCGTTTAGGCGAGGCTGATATCATCGTCGCCGGCGGGATGGAATCGATGAGCAACGCCCCGTATGTGCTTCCGAAAGCGCGCTGGGGGCTGCGGATGGGCGACAGCACGGTGAAAGATTTAATGGTGTATGACGGCCTCACGTGCAGCTTCACCGGCGTTCATATGGGCGTCTACGGCGGGAATACGGCGAAAGAGCTCGGCATTACGAGGGAGGCGCAAGACGAGTGGGCGTACCGCAGCCATATGCGCGCCATTGCCGCCATCGAAGCCGGGCGGCTGGCGGAAGAAATCGTGCCGGTTTCGATTCCGCAGCGCAAAGGTGAGCCGCTTGTCGTTGAACGCGACGAGGCGCCGCGCAAAGATACGTCGCTTGAAGCGTTGGCGAAACTGAAACCGGTGTTTGACCCTGAAGGCACGATCACGGCCGGGAACGCCCCAGGCGTCAACGACGGCGCTGCCGCGCTTGTGTTGATGAGCCAGGAGCGCGCCGCCCGCGAGGGGCTCGAGCCGCTGGCGACGGTCGTCGCCCACACGGCCATCGCCGTCGAGGCGAAAGATTTCCCGAAAACGCCGGGGCTTGTCATCAACGAACTGCTCCGCAAAACAGGAAAGACCGTTGACGACATTGACTTGTTCGAAGTGAACGAAGCGTTTGCCGCGGTTGCGCTTGCCGCCATTCAAATCGCCGGGCTTGATCCGGAAAAAGTAAACGTCAACGGCGGCGCTGTCGCCCTCGGTCATCCGATCGGCGCGAGCGGCGCGCGCATCATCTTGACGCTCGCCCATGAGTTGAAGCGCCGCGGCGGAGGGCTGGGCATTGCCGCGATTTGCAGCGGCGGCGGCCAAGGCGACGCCATCTTAATCGAAGTATAAAGCATGGCCTGCCGCGTCATCGCGGCCGCGCGCCAGCGGGGCGAGGCGTGACGCGTCATGCCGCCTGACGGCGTTGTCGCCATAGAGGAGGCGGTTTGCTTGGCGGTGGGGCGGCCGCGGTTTTGGAATATGGATGGCCTGCCGCCTCCTTGGGCGCTGCGGCCGCTAGTTTGCGATCTGCGTTGTCCCGGGATGGAGCCAATAAACGAACAAGAGCGTTTGCGAATTTTTCTATATAGGAGGATCGAATGATGGACGTCAAAACGATTATGGTCGTCGGCGCCGGACAGATGGGGTCAGGCATCGCCCAAGTATGCGCTGTCGCCGGCTATGACGTGTTGTTATACGACATTAGCGAGGCCCAACTCGATAAAGGGCTGGCCACTATCGACAAGCTGCTCGGCCGCCAAGTGGAAAAAGGCAAGATGACAGCCGAAGCCAAAGACGCCGCGCTGTCGCGGCTCGTCCGTTCCACCGACCTGCGTGATGCCGCCAAAGCGGATCTCATCATTGAGGCGGTCGTCGAAAACATGGATGTGAAAACGAAGCTGTTTGCGGAGCTCGACGAAATCGCCCGCCCGGAGGCGATCCTGGCCTCGAATACGTCGTCGCTGCCGATCACGGAAATCGCAGCGGCGACGAAGCGGCCGGAGAACGTGATCGGCATGCACTTTATGAATCCGGTGCCGGTCATGAAACTGGTCGAAATCATCCGCGGCTTGGCGACAGCGGATGACGTATACGAAACGATCGAGGCGGTCACCCGGAAGCTCGGCAAAGTGCCGGTCGAAGTGAACGATTTTCCAGGGTTTATTTCCAACCGTGTCTTAATGCCGATGATCAACGAAGCCATTTATGCCTTATATGAAGGGGTGGCGACGAAGGAAGCCATCGATGAGGTGATGAAGCTCGGCATGAACCATCCGATGGGGCCGCTCACGCTCGCCGACTTTATCGGGCTGGATACATGCTTGTACATTATGGAAACCCTTCACGAAGGGTTTGGCGATGACAAATACCGCCCGTGCCCGCTTTTGCGCAAATATGTCAAAGCCGGCTGGCTCGGCCGCAAGACAGGCCGCGGATTTTACACGTACGAATAAGCGCGGCGGCATCAGCCGGCAATCGGTTTCGCCTATATGCCGTTGAACCGCCTAAGCCATGCATGCGGCGGCGAGGCGGGCGGCGCCAAACGCAACATCGAGCCAGCAACAAGAGGAAGGGAGAGGCCATCTCATGCAATTTCGCTTTACCGAAGAGCAGGAAATGATGCGGCAAATGGTGCGCGAGTTTGCCGCAGCGGAAATTGCCCCGTTTGTCGAGCGCATGGAGCAAGGGGAATTTCCGCGCCCGATTTTAAAGAAAATGGCGGAACTCGGCTTGATGGGGATCACGGTTCCCGAGAAGTACGGCGGTGCGGGCATGGATTTCATTTCCTACATTATCGCCATTCATGAAATTTCGAAAGTAAGCCCGACAGTCGGCGTCATTTTGTCGGTGCATACATCGGTCGGCACAAACCCGATTTTGTACTTCGGCACCGAAGAGCAGAAGCAAAAATACGTGACAAAGCTTGCCCAAGGCGAATATTTGGGGGCGTTTTGCCTCACCGAACCGAGCGCCGGCTCGGACGCAAAAAGCTTGAAGACAAAAGCGGTGCGCCGCGGCGATGTGTACGTCTTGAACGGATCGAAAATTTTCATTACAAACGGCGGCGAAGCGGATACGTATATCGTATTCGCCCGCACGAATCCGGATGAAGCGGGCAGCCGCGGCATCTCGGCGTTCATCGTCGAAAAAGGAACGAAAGGGATGGCGATCGGCAAAGACGAGAAAAAAATGGGGCTGCACGGGTCGCGCACGGTGACGATTACGTTCGAGGATGCGGAAGTGCCGGCGGAAAACTTGCTTGGCCAGGAAGGAGAAGGGTTTAAAATCGCGATGGCGAACCTTGACGTCGGCCGAATCGGCATCGCCGCCCAGGCGCTCGGCATCGCCGAGGCAGCCGTCGAGCACGCCGTCGCCTATGCAAAAGAGCGGGTGCAATTTGGCAAGCCGATTGCCGAACAGCAAGGCGTCGCCTTTAAGCTCGCCGATATGGCGACAGCAGCCGAGGCGGCGAAATGGCTCGTCTACCGCGCCGCCTGGCTGCGCGCCCAAGGGCTGCCGTGCAGCAAAGAGGCGTCGATGGCAAAGCTGTTCGCTTCACAAGCCGCCATGGACAACGCCATCGAAGCTGTGCAAGTGTTCGGCGGCAACGGCTATACGAAAGATTATCCCGTCGAGCGGCTGTTCCGCGATGCGAAAATTACGCAAATTTACGAAGGAACGAGCGAAATCCAACGCATCGTCATCAGCAAACATTTGTAACTGTATAGATGCCATTTGAAGCTTTCACATTTGCAGCTTTTACCGAGCATTGGATCGACTGTCGAGCGACCGAACAACGCCGCTTTCAGACCCATGTATGGGTCTGTGAAGCGAGCGGTTGTTCGGCCTCCCGTCACGCCTTGGCGTGACGGGGGCAAGCCTGTGGCTTGCCCTCGACAGTCGAAAAATAGATAAGCAACTTTTCCGTCAAGGATATGTGAAACTTTTTCGTTGCATCTATATAGGCATGTTGATGAACCAATCCAAACTAGATGCGAAAGCTCTATTCCTAGCTCTATTTGACTATACAATAACGGGGGAATGGAAAGATGAACTTTCAACTAAGCGAAGAACATGAAATGCTGCGAAAAATGGTGCGCGAATTTGCTGAAAACGAAGTGGCGCCGACAGCCGCTGAACGCGATGAAGAAGAGCGGTTTGACCGCAGCATTTTCAACAAAATGGCGGAACTCGGCTTAACCGGCATTCCGTGGCCGGAAGAGTACGGCGGCATCGGCAGCGACTATTTGGCGTATGTCATCGCCGTTGAGGAACTGTCGCGCGTCTGCGCTTCAACCGGGGTGACGCTCTCCGCCCACATTTCGCTCGCCAGCTGGCCGATTTACAAGTTCGGCACGGAAGAGCAAAAGCAGAAGTATTTGCGCGCCTTGGCGACCGGGGAAAAGCTCGGGGCGTACGGGCTGTCCGAGCCGGGGGCCGGGTCTGACGTCGCGTCGATGAAAACGCGCGCTGTAAAAGACGGCGACCATTACGTGTTAAACGGGTCGAAAGTATGGATCACCAACGGCGGCGAGGCGGAAATTTACGTCGTCTTTGCCGTCACCGACCCGGAAAAGCGGCATAAAGGAATCAGCGCCTTTATCGTCGAGAAAGGGACGCCGGGCTTTTCAATCGGCAAAAAAGAAAAGAAACTCGGCATCCGTTCGTCGCCGACGACCGAGCTGATTTTCGAAGATTGCCGCATCCCGAAAGAAAACTTGCTCGGCCGAGAAGGAGAAGGGTTCAAAATCGCCATGATGACGCTTGACGGCGGCCGAAACGGCATTGCCGCCCAAGCGGTCGGCATCGCTCAAGGGGCGCTTGACGCCGCAGTCGATTACGCCAAGCAGCGCGTCCAGTTTGGCAAACCGATTGCCGAGCAGCAAGGCGTCGCCTTTAAACTCGCCGATATGGCGACGGCGATTGAAGCAGCGCGGCTCTTGACGTATCAAGCGGCATGGCTTGAGTCAAACGGCCTGCCGTACGGCAAAGCGTCGGCGATGGCGAAGTTGTTTGCCGGCGACACAGCCATGAAAGTGACCGTTGAGGCGGTGCAAATTTTCGGCGGCAACGGCTACACGAAAGACTATCCAGTTGAGCGGTTTATGCGCGATGCGAAAATTACGCAAATTTACGAAGGAACGCAAGAAATTCAGCGTCTCGTCATTTCGCGCATGTTGACGCGCGATTAACGCCGCGCCTCTGTTCAGCGGCGCCGCGGCGGCTGGCCGCCGTTTGCGCACCGCCTGGCACATCGATGGACTGGCGAAGCCGTCCATTCCGTTTTGCGCTCTTAGCGCCCGCACCAACGGCGGGGGAGCGGGCGCCGCTTCGCCGCCAAACGGGGATAGGGGGGAGAGGAACCGGTCATGAAAAAGCGGGAAGTAATCGCCTCAGTCAAAGACGAAAAGCTCGTGAAAAAACGGCGCAATGAGATGATCAAAGGCGCCATTTCGCTGTTTAAACAAAAAGGCTTCCACCAAACGACGACAAGGGAGATCGCCAAAGCGTCCGGATTTAGCATCGGCACGTTGTACGAGTACATCCGCAAGAAAGAAGACGTCCTCTATCTCGTGTGCGACCGCATTTACGACGAAGTGCGGGAGCGGACGGAACAAGACCTCGGTGCCCACCATGGCACGATCGAAGGGTTAAGGCGCGCCATTGCCCACTATTTCCGCGTTGTTGATGAACTCGATGATGAAGTGCTCGTCATGTATCAAGAAGTGAAAGCGCTAAGCAAAGAATCGCTGCCGTATGTGTTGAATAAAGAACTCGATATGGCGGCGATTTTCGAACATATTTTGCGCGCATGCGTTGAGAGCGGGGCGTTGCAGCTTTCTGAAAGCGAAATCCGCCTGTTCGCCCACAACATCGTCGTTCTTGGGCAAATGTGGGCGTTCCGCCGTTGGGTGCTGCGGAAAATGTATACACTCGATGAATATATCGAACTGCAAACCGAGTTTTTATTAAGGGGGATTATGGAGAAACAGCGAGTCTAAAAGGGGGAGAAGAAACGATGGCGCACATTTACCGTCCGAAGCA is part of the [Flavobacterium] thermophilum genome and harbors:
- a CDS encoding Acyl-CoA dehydrogenase, short-chain specific; this translates as MNFQLSEEHEMLRKMVREFAENEVAPTAAERDEEERFDRSIFNKMAELGLTGIPWPEEYGGIGSDYLAYVIAVEELSRVCASTGVTLSAHISLASWPIYKFGTEEQKQKYLRALATGEKLGAYGLSEPGAGSDVASMKTRAVKDGDHYVLNGSKVWITNGGEAEIYVVFAVTDPEKRHKGISAFIVEKGTPGFSIGKKEKKLGIRSSPTTELIFEDCRIPKENLLGREGEGFKIAMMTLDGGRNGIAAQAVGIAQGALDAAVDYAKQRVQFGKPIAEQQGVAFKLADMATAIEAARLLTYQAAWLESNGLPYGKASAMAKLFAGDTAMKVTVEAVQIFGGNGYTKDYPVERFMRDAKITQIYEGTQEIQRLVISRMLTRD
- the kstR2_5 gene encoding HTH-type transcriptional repressor KstR2 yields the protein MKKREVIASVKDEKLVKKRRNEMIKGAISLFKQKGFHQTTTREIAKASGFSIGTLYEYIRKKEDVLYLVCDRIYDEVRERTEQDLGAHHGTIEGLRRAIAHYFRVVDELDDEVLVMYQEVKALSKESLPYVLNKELDMAAIFEHILRACVESGALQLSESEIRLFAHNIVVLGQMWAFRRWVLRKMYTLDEYIELQTEFLLRGIMEKQRV